From Pseudanabaena sp. PCC 6802, one genomic window encodes:
- the rlmD gene encoding 23S rRNA (uracil(1939)-C(5))-methyltransferase RlmD produces the protein MQQGQIVSLEISDLADNGDGVGRDRDFVVFVPNTVPGDRIEARLLHVKANLAYAQIEQIIEPSPDRVRPSCIVADKCGGCQWQAVSYPRQLAAKQNQVIQALHRIGGFALEEIASVMQPIIGAESTLGYRNKVTYPLECDRSGKVKAGYYQKGSHKIINLNQCPVQDNRLDPLLAEIKQDIQALGCSIYDEQKHTGLLRHLGFRIGRHTGEILLVLVSKEWDVPGLAAQAKIWLTRYPQLVGILLNRNRDRTNAIFGKETRCLAGRDYLEEIFAGVRFQLRADTFFQVYTEQAEKMLAVIQQELKLTGTEILLDAYAGIGALTLPLARQVKQAIALEMQPQATAQAEVNAAIEQITNVKFYTGKVEQLLFQPDIQTYGKPDIVLLDPPRKGCHSDAIANLRDLRPDRLVYVSCNPATLARDLKQLCVDRFYCLTNLQMLDFFPQTAHVESVAFLTAT, from the coding sequence ATGCAGCAGGGACAGATCGTATCTTTGGAAATTTCTGACCTGGCAGATAATGGAGATGGGGTGGGGCGCGATCGCGATTTTGTGGTGTTTGTACCCAATACCGTACCTGGCGATCGCATCGAAGCGAGGTTGTTACATGTCAAAGCCAATCTTGCTTACGCTCAGATCGAACAAATTATCGAACCTTCACCGGATCGCGTACGTCCTAGCTGCATTGTGGCGGATAAATGCGGTGGTTGCCAGTGGCAAGCGGTGAGTTATCCGCGCCAGTTAGCTGCGAAGCAAAATCAGGTGATTCAGGCTTTACATCGCATCGGTGGCTTTGCGCTAGAAGAAATCGCCTCTGTAATGCAGCCAATTATTGGAGCGGAGTCAACTCTGGGCTATCGCAATAAGGTGACTTATCCATTAGAGTGCGATCGCTCTGGCAAAGTAAAAGCAGGCTACTACCAAAAAGGCAGCCATAAAATAATTAACCTCAACCAATGTCCCGTGCAGGACAACCGTCTCGATCCGCTCCTGGCAGAGATTAAACAAGATATTCAGGCTCTAGGCTGCTCGATCTATGACGAGCAAAAACATACGGGACTGCTGCGCCACCTGGGGTTCAGAATCGGACGACATACAGGCGAAATATTACTCGTACTGGTTAGCAAAGAGTGGGATGTCCCAGGTCTAGCGGCGCAAGCCAAAATTTGGCTGACAAGGTACCCGCAGCTAGTTGGCATCCTGCTCAATCGCAATCGGGATCGCACCAACGCCATCTTTGGTAAAGAAACCCGTTGCCTAGCCGGACGAGATTACTTAGAAGAAATATTTGCAGGCGTGCGGTTCCAACTCCGCGCCGATACATTTTTTCAGGTCTATACCGAGCAAGCAGAGAAAATGCTGGCGGTAATTCAACAGGAGCTTAAACTCACCGGCACGGAAATTTTGTTAGATGCTTATGCTGGTATAGGCGCACTGACTTTACCTTTAGCGCGACAGGTGAAGCAGGCAATCGCCCTGGAAATGCAGCCACAAGCTACAGCCCAAGCAGAAGTTAATGCCGCGATCGAGCAAATTACAAACGTTAAGTTTTACACGGGTAAAGTCGAGCAGCTACTATTCCAACCCGATATCCAAACGTACGGAAAACCCGATATCGTCCTACTCGATCCACCGCGCAAAGGCTGCCATAGCGATGCGATCGCCAATTTGCGAGATCTTCGTCCCGATCGCCTGGTCTATGTTAGTTGCAATCCTGCCACTTTAGCACGAGATCTCAAGCAATTATGCGTAGATCGCTTCTATTGCTTAACTAACCTCCAAATGCTAGATTTCTTTCCACAAACTGCCCATGTGGAGTCCGTTGCTTTTTTGACTGCAACCTGA
- a CDS encoding carbohydrate ABC transporter permease yields MQPLSKPPIKSSQASAKLGNWLDRSAVSAWIFLTPALLLLGIFVLYPILYLGYLSVTGGHLTLGGVRWVGLNNYIRLLLNPEFWQILGNTAYFTLATVIPSVILPLGMATLLDRSFVGKGILRSLYFLPSVVSIVAAGLGWRWLFQPDGAINSFLNWDRPPAWFNDQALAMLVLILLSIWKQLGFNMVVFLAGLQAIPQSRYEAAELDGANGWQKFWHITLPGLRPTTIFVIISTIIFTFRGFEQVYVVTGGGPLNATNILVHYVYEQAFGLFDFGYAAAAAMVLLAIVLGLVYLQLKVWDEK; encoded by the coding sequence GTGCAACCACTGAGTAAGCCACCTATTAAATCGTCGCAGGCATCCGCTAAGTTGGGCAACTGGCTCGATCGTAGCGCCGTATCTGCCTGGATATTTCTAACCCCGGCCCTGCTACTATTAGGCATATTTGTCCTCTATCCCATCCTCTATCTTGGCTACCTCAGCGTTACGGGCGGTCACCTGACGTTGGGCGGCGTGAGGTGGGTGGGATTAAATAACTACATCCGACTGCTTCTGAATCCAGAATTTTGGCAAATCCTCGGCAATACTGCCTATTTCACGCTGGCAACTGTCATTCCCAGTGTAATTTTGCCGTTGGGAATGGCAACATTGTTGGATCGCAGTTTTGTCGGCAAAGGGATATTGCGATCGCTGTATTTCCTGCCCTCAGTCGTATCGATTGTAGCGGCTGGATTGGGCTGGCGCTGGCTATTTCAGCCCGATGGTGCGATTAATAGTTTTCTGAACTGGGATCGCCCCCCTGCCTGGTTTAACGATCAGGCTTTAGCAATGCTAGTCTTGATTTTGCTGAGCATTTGGAAGCAGTTGGGCTTCAACATGGTGGTATTTCTGGCAGGCTTGCAGGCTATTCCGCAGAGCCGTTACGAAGCTGCCGAACTCGACGGTGCGAATGGATGGCAAAAGTTCTGGCACATCACCCTGCCCGGCTTGCGTCCCACGACAATATTTGTCATCATCTCCACAATTATTTTTACATTTCGAGGTTTCGAGCAGGTATACGTGGTAACGGGTGGTGGGCCTCTCAACGCCACCAATATTCTGGTACACTACGTTTACGAGCAGGCATTTGGCCTATTTGACTTTGGTTATGCGGCAGCAGCAGCAATGGTTTTGCTGGCGATCGTTTTGGGATTAGTTTACTTACAACTCAAAGTGTGGGATGAGAAGTAA
- a CDS encoding GAF domain-containing sensor histidine kinase, producing MALKKSPQLDIQLQQKQRILDFLLDLSYRTGEPIDYLQAIAQGVSKLVSLDWSVVTLCQNGVERVMASTVDMGEGEHIYDLHGLVTNTVITTGQSLAVDDVRLRPECGQAPEGYLSYLGVPLRTSQKETIGTICSFCHEPRLFTPEEIATVEIFAERAATALDNYLLYQKQKNFNHMLEEEVAKRTAQLQAAQAQLMEVNAHLEEMVEQRTAELRRSLERLAEIGGLAAKIVHEVRNPLTTILLGLNSFKRLELPEAAQMRLELSLDEGDRLKRLLDEILNYAKQPTLQMVEIELNKFIAEMVDSIRALPSAQDRQIEFIPASSEVVVDGDRDKLKQIFVNLINNACEAIAVGNTVRWEIDDRSAPDRIYVKVHNGGTPIPPEVIPKLTEPFYSTKPSGTGLGLGIVQSIVIAHGGDLSIQSSEEMGTVVSFYLPRSDVSQ from the coding sequence ATGGCCTTAAAGAAGTCGCCCCAGCTTGATATTCAGTTACAACAAAAGCAACGCATTCTCGATTTTTTGCTCGATCTGAGCTACCGCACTGGCGAACCAATCGACTATTTGCAGGCGATCGCCCAGGGTGTAAGCAAACTGGTATCGCTGGACTGGTCGGTGGTCACGCTCTGCCAAAATGGGGTCGAGCGCGTGATGGCAAGCACTGTAGATATGGGTGAGGGCGAGCATATCTACGATCTGCACGGACTGGTCACGAACACGGTTATTACTACTGGTCAATCCCTAGCAGTGGATGATGTCAGATTGCGCCCCGAATGCGGTCAGGCTCCCGAAGGCTATCTCTCATATTTAGGCGTGCCGTTGCGCACATCTCAAAAAGAGACGATCGGTACCATTTGCTCCTTTTGTCACGAGCCGCGTTTATTTACTCCAGAGGAAATCGCTACGGTCGAGATCTTTGCGGAACGAGCTGCCACTGCGCTGGATAATTATCTGCTCTACCAAAAGCAGAAAAACTTCAATCATATGCTGGAGGAAGAGGTTGCCAAGCGCACGGCTCAACTGCAAGCCGCTCAGGCTCAATTAATGGAAGTGAACGCTCACTTAGAAGAGATGGTCGAACAGCGCACGGCGGAATTGCGCCGCAGTCTGGAACGCTTAGCTGAAATTGGCGGTCTGGCTGCCAAAATCGTCCATGAAGTACGAAATCCCCTCACTACGATACTATTGGGATTAAATTCATTTAAGCGCTTGGAGTTGCCAGAAGCAGCACAAATGCGCCTCGAACTTTCCTTGGACGAGGGCGATCGCCTCAAGCGTCTTTTAGATGAAATTCTCAATTATGCCAAGCAACCCACCCTCCAGATGGTAGAAATAGAGTTGAATAAATTCATCGCGGAAATGGTAGATTCTATTCGCGCACTACCATCTGCCCAGGATCGGCAAATTGAGTTTATCCCTGCATCCTCTGAGGTTGTTGTCGATGGTGACCGTGACAAGCTAAAGCAGATATTTGTAAACTTGATAAATAATGCGTGCGAGGCGATCGCGGTCGGAAATACCGTGCGGTGGGAGATTGACGATCGATCTGCACCAGATCGAATATACGTGAAAGTTCATAATGGAGGTACTCCCATTCCACCGGAAGTAATTCCTAAGTTAACCGAACCATTCTATTCCACTAAGCCCTCTGGAACTGGTTTGGGGTTAGGTATCGTGCAAAGTATAGTCATCGCTCATGGAGGCGATCTATCCATCCAATCCTCTGAGGAGATGGGAACAGTTGTCAGTTTTTATTTGCCAAGGAGCGATGTATCTCAATGA
- a CDS encoding glucose 1-dehydrogenase, which yields MRLDGKVALVTGSSQGIGQGIAIRLAAEGASVIINYRSHPEGAEETLAKVEASGGKCYMAQCPKNPGYAIKADTGMVEDVQRLVMESVEHFGKLDILVNNAGIEKHAPFWDVTESDYDAVLNVNLKGVFFATQAMVRHLIATKRPGKIINISSVHEELPFPNFTAYCTSKGGMKMLTRNLAVELGSLGITINNVAPGAIETPINTKLLNDPEKLGALLKNIPLGRLGQPQDVAALVAFLASDDANYITGTTFFADGGLLWNYQEQ from the coding sequence ATGAGGCTTGATGGTAAGGTCGCCCTGGTCACTGGCAGCAGCCAGGGAATCGGGCAGGGAATCGCAATCCGTCTGGCGGCTGAAGGTGCCAGCGTCATTATCAACTATCGCTCCCATCCTGAAGGTGCAGAGGAAACTCTAGCCAAGGTGGAAGCGTCAGGGGGCAAATGCTACATGGCACAGTGCCCGAAAAATCCAGGTTATGCCATCAAAGCCGATACGGGTATGGTTGAAGACGTGCAGCGCCTGGTGATGGAGAGTGTAGAACATTTCGGCAAGCTGGATATTCTGGTCAATAATGCGGGGATTGAGAAGCACGCTCCATTTTGGGATGTCACGGAATCCGACTACGACGCTGTCCTGAACGTCAACTTAAAGGGAGTTTTCTTTGCCACGCAGGCAATGGTGAGACATCTGATCGCCACAAAGCGCCCTGGCAAGATTATCAATATCAGTTCAGTTCACGAGGAATTGCCATTTCCCAATTTCACGGCTTACTGCACCAGCAAAGGTGGGATGAAGATGTTAACCCGCAATCTGGCGGTTGAACTGGGGTCGCTGGGCATCACAATTAACAACGTTGCTCCAGGTGCGATCGAAACTCCCATCAATACCAAACTATTGAACGACCCCGAAAAATTAGGTGCCCTGCTCAAAAATATTCCCCTAGGGCGGTTGGGGCAACCCCAGGATGTAGCGGCGCTTGTAGCATTCCTGGCATCGGATGATGCCAACTACATCACTGGTACCACCTTCTTTGCCGATGGCGGCCTACTCTGGAACTATCAGGAGCAGTAA
- a CDS encoding MIP/aquaporin family protein, with translation MKTQRLHLAEYVIEAVGLGIFMISASVVTALLELPTLPLHQTIADPLLRRLLIGTAMGLTAIAIIYSPWGKRSGAHINPAVTLTFWRLKKIQTWDALCYIAAQFIGGWLGLLIAAMLLGSAIADPAVNYVVTIPGQQGDLVAFLAEFAISFGLMTLVLNVSNRMQISQYTGICAGILVALYITFEAPISGMSMNPARTLASALPAQIWQAIWLYFTAPPLGMLLAAEVYLRQGQKKHQSQICCKLCPNQETPCISPMCCQQGCGKFPSKNSLSTRHR, from the coding sequence ATGAAAACTCAACGACTCCACTTGGCTGAATATGTGATTGAGGCAGTGGGTCTGGGTATCTTCATGATTTCTGCTTCTGTAGTGACAGCCCTGTTAGAACTTCCCACATTGCCGCTGCACCAGACGATCGCCGATCCCCTCCTCCGCCGTTTGCTAATCGGCACAGCTATGGGCTTAACTGCGATCGCGATTATTTACTCCCCTTGGGGCAAGCGATCGGGCGCGCATATCAACCCCGCCGTAACTCTGACCTTCTGGCGGCTCAAGAAAATCCAAACCTGGGATGCTTTGTGTTATATCGCCGCCCAGTTTATCGGTGGATGGCTGGGTCTATTAATCGCGGCGATGTTACTGGGATCGGCGATCGCCGATCCAGCCGTCAACTACGTGGTGACAATTCCAGGGCAACAGGGAGATTTGGTAGCATTTCTAGCCGAGTTCGCCATCTCATTTGGATTGATGACTTTAGTTCTGAATGTCTCCAATCGGATGCAGATATCGCAGTATACGGGGATTTGCGCGGGTATATTGGTAGCTCTTTATATTACCTTTGAAGCCCCCATCTCCGGCATGAGTATGAATCCCGCTCGCACCCTGGCTTCTGCCCTTCCCGCTCAGATTTGGCAGGCAATTTGGCTCTATTTCACGGCTCCGCCCTTAGGGATGTTACTCGCCGCAGAAGTATATCTGCGACAGGGGCAAAAGAAGCATCAATCCCAAATATGTTGCAAGTTATGTCCGAATCAAGAAACCCCTTGTATCAGTCCCATGTGTTGCCAACAAGGGTGTGGGAAATTCCCGTCTAAAAATTCTCTATCGACGCGCCATAGGTAG
- a CDS encoding NAD(P)/FAD-dependent oxidoreductase, which produces MSQALSSTVILGGGFVGLFTALHLSHQNYPHAVVLIDRRRHFNFKPLLYELLSGEMHCEQVCPAYEELLQGSNVSFVQDGVRSIDLPNRRAILDSGKIYYYSNLVLALGGKTTYFDIPGAAAHALPFTSADEAIALSHRIKANLNRAAQSNDDDERQQLLTVAIVGAGPAGVELACTLADLMPIWCREAGISPDPARVVLMNRSDEILKGDINSRLRDTAKSALQSRALPVELILNASVTGISANGVEYRQQDRMNFLATGAIAWTAGTEPPALLKDLPVAPEHRDKRGRLQVTPTLQLLDFPEVFVGGDCAFIADNPQPATAQAAYQQGTAIADNLKALARGNMPAPAKITMRGTLMKLGLGEGVANIFDRIEVKGKPGHLIREATYLELLPTPTRNLKVTAEWLTDEIFHRHQPHLAIPEDELGIEIEADPDAQKRGGVWAGVMAIAAGLILALPLTLRAANPQQFQQSWGWSGLPVLLDRLAPPLPPKS; this is translated from the coding sequence ATGAGTCAGGCTTTAAGTTCAACTGTAATCCTTGGTGGTGGTTTTGTGGGGTTATTTACCGCCCTACATCTCAGTCACCAGAACTACCCGCATGCCGTAGTTCTGATCGATCGCCGCCGCCACTTTAACTTCAAACCTTTGCTATACGAATTGCTCAGCGGTGAGATGCATTGCGAGCAGGTCTGCCCTGCCTACGAGGAGTTGCTGCAAGGTAGCAATGTATCCTTCGTGCAGGATGGCGTGCGATCGATAGATTTACCCAATCGTCGCGCGATCTTAGACTCCGGCAAAATCTACTACTATAGCAATCTCGTTCTAGCGCTCGGTGGGAAAACCACTTACTTCGATATACCTGGCGCAGCCGCACACGCACTACCTTTTACTTCTGCTGACGAAGCGATCGCTTTGAGCCATCGCATCAAAGCTAATCTGAATCGAGCCGCCCAAAGTAACGATGATGACGAACGCCAACAACTGCTGACCGTGGCGATCGTTGGGGCTGGGCCTGCTGGAGTAGAGCTAGCCTGTACGCTCGCCGACCTCATGCCGATCTGGTGTAGAGAAGCAGGTATAAGTCCCGATCCAGCCCGTGTAGTTTTGATGAATCGCAGCGATGAAATTCTCAAAGGAGATATCAACAGTCGCCTGCGCGATACGGCAAAATCTGCGCTCCAAAGTCGCGCGCTTCCAGTTGAATTAATCCTGAATGCCTCAGTGACGGGAATTAGCGCCAATGGCGTGGAATATCGCCAACAGGATCGAATGAATTTTCTAGCAACCGGAGCGATCGCCTGGACGGCTGGCACTGAACCTCCGGCTTTGCTCAAGGATTTGCCGGTCGCACCCGAGCATAGAGATAAGCGAGGGCGCTTGCAAGTAACCCCCACTCTTCAACTCTTGGATTTCCCCGAGGTATTTGTTGGCGGCGACTGCGCCTTCATTGCCGACAATCCCCAACCTGCTACGGCTCAGGCAGCCTATCAGCAGGGAACGGCGATCGCAGATAATCTCAAAGCTCTGGCGCGAGGCAATATGCCTGCTCCGGCAAAAATTACGATGCGCGGTACCTTGATGAAGTTAGGATTGGGTGAGGGGGTAGCGAATATCTTCGATCGCATTGAGGTCAAAGGCAAGCCCGGTCACCTGATTCGAGAAGCCACATACCTGGAACTTCTGCCTACACCAACTCGCAATCTTAAAGTCACGGCAGAGTGGTTAACCGATGAAATCTTCCATCGCCATCAACCCCATCTAGCAATCCCAGAAGATGAGTTAGGGATTGAGATCGAAGCCGATCCCGACGCACAAAAGCGTGGGGGAGTTTGGGCGGGTGTAATGGCGATCGCGGCAGGGCTGATCCTCGCATTACCCTTAACATTACGTGCCGCGAATCCTCAACAATTTCAACAAAGTTGGGGTTGGTCGGGGTTGCCAGTTCTATTAGATCGACTGGCTCCTCCGTTACCTCCCAAATCATAA
- a CDS encoding DoxX family protein, whose product MFKQLIPFHKLSLKKAMTINRIVLGMFFFFSGVANYINFSVPNGFYQTVLTLKLQLWGPFPAGWEGIGPLPAFIAIPYAWLLPGAEIVLGLLFALGFWVRWTGLILIVMTLSIVLAFGIIPAGTLFPNGAESFNKNILFMTLTWIYIAYDVEAKKSQARRLAERTKQLTAMGS is encoded by the coding sequence ATGTTTAAACAGCTAATTCCTTTCCATAAGCTATCCCTCAAAAAAGCAATGACGATCAATCGCATTGTCTTAGGGATGTTCTTCTTTTTCTCAGGTGTTGCCAACTATATCAACTTTAGCGTGCCAAATGGATTCTATCAAACCGTTCTGACTCTGAAGCTGCAATTGTGGGGGCCATTTCCAGCGGGTTGGGAGGGGATAGGGCCACTTCCTGCTTTCATTGCCATTCCCTATGCCTGGCTTCTGCCTGGAGCTGAGATCGTGTTGGGATTGTTATTCGCTTTAGGCTTTTGGGTAAGATGGACGGGCTTGATTTTAATTGTGATGACGCTCAGTATTGTCCTGGCTTTTGGCATTATCCCAGCAGGTACGCTTTTCCCCAATGGTGCTGAAAGTTTCAATAAGAATATCCTATTCATGACCCTAACCTGGATATACATTGCCTACGATGTGGAAGCCAAAAAATCCCAAGCTCGTCGCCTGGCAGAGAGAACTAAACAGCTAACAGCAATGGGTTCGTAA
- a CDS encoding GMC oxidoreductase, with protein sequence MSNDRYDIIIIGTGAGGGTLAYRLAPSGKRILVLERGAFLPREKANWDTVQVFHKERYHTTEVWHDRDGSEIHPGTGYWVGGNTKVYGGALFRWRERDFERVVHKGGISPAWPLKYRDFEPYYTEAEKLYEVRGQRGLDPTEPSASEAYPFPRISHEPRIQEIHDDLKARGLHPFYIPLAIKLNEVNRRLSACIRCDTCDGFPCLVNGKADADVNCVQPATSFDNVTLLTEAEVLRLHTSPSGREVTSVEVKHGDRITNFSADIVVVACGAINSAALLLRSANDRHPNGLANSSDMVGRNFMKHQNGAIVGITQKENPTTFQKTMAINDFYWGEPGFDYPMGHVQLLGKVNKDTIALDAPKFAPGMALEEIARRSVDWWLTAEDLPDPNNRVTVSNGKIQLSYTDNNSMGFDRLLDRWTGILKSINCGDTILPCSLYFRKKIPIQGVAHQCGTCRFGEDPTDSVLNLDCRTHDVDNLYVVDGSFFRSSAAVNPTLTIIANALRVGDRILERLR encoded by the coding sequence ATGTCAAACGATCGCTACGACATCATCATTATCGGTACGGGTGCGGGTGGAGGTACCTTGGCCTATCGCTTAGCACCCAGTGGCAAGCGAATCCTGGTTCTAGAGCGCGGTGCTTTCCTACCACGCGAAAAAGCTAACTGGGATACCGTCCAGGTGTTCCACAAAGAACGCTACCACACAACTGAGGTTTGGCACGATCGCGATGGCAGCGAAATCCACCCCGGCACGGGTTATTGGGTAGGAGGCAATACCAAAGTCTACGGCGGTGCGCTCTTTCGCTGGCGAGAACGGGATTTCGAGCGCGTCGTCCATAAGGGCGGCATTTCCCCTGCTTGGCCGCTCAAGTATCGCGATTTTGAACCCTACTACACCGAAGCGGAAAAACTCTACGAAGTTCGCGGTCAGCGCGGACTAGATCCTACCGAACCATCCGCTAGCGAAGCTTATCCTTTTCCCCGCATCAGTCACGAGCCGCGCATTCAAGAAATTCACGACGATCTCAAAGCCAGAGGCTTGCATCCTTTCTACATTCCGCTTGCCATTAAGCTGAATGAAGTCAACCGCCGCCTTAGTGCGTGCATTCGCTGCGATACATGCGATGGATTTCCCTGTTTGGTGAATGGTAAAGCCGATGCAGATGTTAACTGCGTCCAACCTGCCACTTCGTTTGATAATGTCACTTTGCTTACTGAAGCTGAAGTCCTGCGCTTGCATACCAGTCCATCGGGTAGAGAGGTCACCAGCGTCGAGGTTAAGCATGGCGATCGCATTACTAATTTCTCGGCTGATATTGTGGTGGTTGCTTGCGGTGCGATTAATTCCGCCGCCCTGTTACTGCGCTCCGCTAACGATCGCCACCCCAACGGACTAGCCAATAGTTCCGATATGGTAGGTCGGAATTTTATGAAACATCAGAACGGCGCGATCGTAGGAATTACCCAAAAGGAAAATCCGACAACTTTCCAGAAAACGATGGCGATTAACGATTTCTACTGGGGCGAACCAGGATTTGATTATCCTATGGGTCACGTCCAGCTACTTGGGAAAGTCAACAAAGATACGATCGCACTCGATGCACCTAAGTTTGCGCCTGGGATGGCTTTAGAGGAGATCGCAAGGCGATCGGTGGACTGGTGGCTGACGGCAGAGGATCTACCCGATCCCAACAATCGCGTTACTGTCAGCAATGGCAAGATTCAACTCTCCTATACCGACAACAACTCGATGGGCTTCGATCGCCTGCTCGATCGCTGGACTGGTATTTTAAAATCGATTAATTGCGGCGATACCATCCTGCCTTGCTCCCTCTACTTCCGCAAGAAAATCCCCATCCAGGGCGTAGCGCATCAATGCGGTACCTGTCGCTTTGGCGAAGATCCTACGGATTCCGTTCTGAACCTGGACTGTCGCACCCACGATGTCGATAATCTCTACGTCGTTGATGGCAGTTTCTTCCGTTCCAGCGCGGCTGTCAACCCCACCCTAACGATTATTGCCAATGCCCTGCGAGTAGGCGATCGCATCTTGGAACGCCTGAGGTAA
- a CDS encoding NF041680 family putative transposase — MISLDKLEQFRKYTYEIIGNGRDALFDLMDAVLTSRSVSSFVELSLSPLFRREWSSIYEALQDSHPPREDLMKQYIQQMPAAEVTILAGDHTAWSRPYAVTLQERTYEHQPQPGVGSKPVTVGQGYSTIAWIPESEGSFALPLRHERITSFENPIQKAASQLRLVCAEIPGTVLFLGDGEYGCAPFLQQTADIPCIKLLRLRPNRVLYHAPKDYEGHGRPHKHGEKFSLKDSDTWSIPQADITIAEPKLGRLQIRRWPNLHLKQAADHPFTLILVERLDMPESKPLWLIWVAKDEPILSEVWQKYLRRFAIEHWYRLVRQRLHWTIPQLSTPAQMETWSDLMPLLTWQLWLARELVQDSPLPWQKPMTKLSPGRVANAFALVLVRIGSPSPDPKPRGKSPGWPLGKKRTQRIRYPTVKKRYAKPLKKASAATA, encoded by the coding sequence ATGATTAGTTTGGATAAACTTGAGCAATTTCGCAAGTACACGTACGAAATTATAGGGAACGGGAGAGATGCGCTGTTCGACTTGATGGATGCGGTACTGACGAGTCGGAGTGTTTCATCGTTTGTGGAACTTTCGTTAAGCCCATTATTTCGGAGGGAGTGGTCGAGTATCTATGAAGCACTGCAAGATAGTCATCCTCCACGTGAAGACTTGATGAAGCAATACATACAGCAAATGCCGGCAGCAGAGGTGACGATATTGGCGGGCGACCATACAGCCTGGTCGCGTCCCTATGCGGTGACATTACAAGAACGCACCTACGAACATCAACCTCAACCGGGAGTAGGAAGCAAACCTGTTACGGTGGGGCAAGGATACAGCACAATTGCCTGGATTCCAGAGTCAGAAGGGAGTTTTGCCTTACCGTTGCGGCATGAGCGGATCACCAGTTTCGAGAACCCGATTCAGAAAGCCGCTAGTCAGTTACGCTTGGTTTGTGCGGAAATTCCTGGGACTGTGCTTTTCCTGGGGGATGGCGAGTATGGGTGCGCACCATTTTTGCAGCAAACAGCAGACATCCCGTGTATCAAGCTGCTCAGGCTACGCCCCAACCGGGTTCTGTATCATGCCCCAAAGGATTACGAGGGGCATGGGCGACCCCATAAGCATGGAGAGAAATTTAGCCTCAAAGACTCTGACACTTGGTCTATTCCCCAAGCAGACATCACAATTGCAGAGCCTAAACTGGGACGATTGCAAATTCGTCGATGGCCAAACCTGCACTTAAAGCAAGCCGCAGACCATCCCTTTACACTCATTCTGGTCGAACGTCTTGATATGCCTGAATCGAAACCCCTGTGGTTGATTTGGGTCGCTAAAGACGAGCCAATCTTGAGTGAGGTATGGCAAAAATATCTGCGCAGATTTGCCATTGAGCATTGGTATCGCTTGGTGCGTCAACGTCTCCATTGGACAATCCCTCAGCTTTCTACCCCTGCTCAGATGGAGACTTGGTCGGACTTGATGCCTTTACTTACTTGGCAATTGTGGCTCGCTCGTGAACTTGTCCAAGACTCTCCTCTGCCTTGGCAGAAACCGATGACTAAATTGTCTCCTGGTCGAGTTGCAAATGCTTTTGCTTTAGTTTTGGTCAGGATTGGCTCTCCTTCCCCTGACCCTAAACCTCGCGGTAAGTCTCCAGGTTGGCCTCTTGGGAAAAAACGAACCCAACGGATTCGTTATCCTACTGTCAAAAAACGCTATGCCAAGCCCCTCAAAAAAGCTTCCGCTGCAACTGCTTAG